One genomic window of Moorella glycerini includes the following:
- the cas2 gene encoding CRISPR-associated endonuclease Cas2 yields the protein MFVILVYDVNVKRVAKVLKTCRRYLHWVQNSVLEGDITEANLKKLKVELMKIIDKEEDSIIIYILRTTKYSARQIVGLNKGGENLFI from the coding sequence TTGTTTGTGATATTAGTATATGACGTTAACGTTAAGAGAGTAGCCAAAGTATTAAAAACCTGCCGGCGATATTTACATTGGGTTCAGAATTCAGTCTTGGAAGGAGATATTACAGAAGCAAACCTGAAAAAATTAAAAGTAGAATTAATGAAGATAATAGATAAGGAGGAGGATTCGATAATTATTTATATCCTACGGACTACTAAATATTCTGCGAGACAGATTGTGGGCCTCAACAAGGGTGGAGAAAATTTGTTTATTTAA
- a CDS encoding ExeA family protein: MYQAFYGLKGAPFGKELKPQDAFLSCSLKETRARLEYLSRVRGMGVLVGEPGAGKTFALRVFCANLNPALFKVIYLPLATGTVMDFYRGLARSLGEEPSFRKIDLFHQIQQAVQVFFRDKKITPVFILDEMHLANPKFLLDLALLFNFAMDAFNPFILVLAGLPFLLSRLELNQTQSLAQRLVVRFQVEPLNREEVGAYLEHHLSLVGATRPLFEPPAVEAIASRSRGWPRLVNNLALTSLLWGAQLKAQLISADVVRQAAAEIGL, encoded by the coding sequence ATGTACCAGGCTTTTTATGGCTTAAAAGGGGCTCCTTTTGGCAAGGAGCTAAAACCCCAGGATGCCTTCCTTTCCTGCAGTTTAAAAGAAACGAGGGCCCGGCTGGAGTATTTATCCCGCGTCCGGGGCATGGGGGTCCTGGTGGGAGAACCGGGAGCCGGTAAGACCTTTGCCTTGCGGGTCTTTTGTGCTAATTTAAACCCGGCCCTCTTTAAGGTTATTTATTTGCCCCTGGCCACAGGGACGGTCATGGATTTTTACCGCGGTTTGGCCCGGAGCCTGGGGGAAGAACCGTCTTTCCGCAAGATTGACCTTTTTCACCAGATCCAGCAGGCGGTCCAGGTGTTCTTCCGGGATAAAAAGATTACGCCCGTCTTCATCCTGGATGAGATGCACCTGGCTAACCCCAAATTCCTGCTGGACCTGGCCCTGCTCTTTAATTTCGCCATGGACGCCTTTAATCCTTTTATCCTGGTCCTGGCCGGCTTGCCTTTTTTGTTGAGCCGCTTGGAGTTGAACCAGACCCAGTCTCTGGCCCAACGCCTGGTGGTTCGCTTCCAGGTGGAACCTTTAAACCGTGAGGAGGTGGGCGCCTACCTGGAGCACCATTTATCCCTGGTGGGGGCTACCAGGCCTTTATTTGAGCCGCCTGCCGTCGAGGCCATCGCTTCTCGCTCCCGCGGCTGGCCGCGCCTGGTGAACAACCTGGCCCTGACTTCCCTCCTCTGGGGCGCCCAGCTTAAAGCCCAGCTGATTAGTGCTGATGTGGTCCGCCAGGCAGCTGCCGAAATTGGCCTCTAA
- a CDS encoding helix-turn-helix domain-containing protein, translating to MDEKDRENIALFRFSLIAPLLQGQVASRKAYLESITARPHEVPYYGLCDYSPQTIASWLRDYRREGFEGLKPKRRSDRGRPRALSPELQEQLLALRQEERSCPASVFYEQLVAKGVILPDAVSYATIYRFLKSRGLLGREMRREPERKRFAYDTVNTLWQGDVAAGPYLRVGNKKVATFLFAFIDDCSRLVTFAQFFTSEKFESLKVVFKEAILRRGIPQMVYVDNGKIYRSEQLQLACAALGIALINTKPYDPQSKGKIERFFLTVRQRFLPLVKDEHLKSLDNLNRSFWQWLEEDYHRQVHSALGMSPLDKFMSQFSQVKMVSDPAVLEPLFFKREERRVHHDATISINKRLFEVPPQFIGNRVEVRFDPEKLERVLIFVAGKEVAVAQPVALSVNARAKRESKLSFASLQGGGQN from the coding sequence ATGGACGAGAAGGACCGGGAAAATATCGCTCTTTTTCGCTTTAGCTTGATTGCGCCGTTGTTGCAGGGTCAGGTAGCCAGCAGGAAGGCCTACCTGGAGAGTATTACGGCCAGACCCCATGAAGTACCGTATTATGGCCTCTGCGACTATAGCCCCCAGACCATTGCCAGCTGGCTCAGGGATTACCGCCGCGAGGGGTTTGAGGGGTTAAAACCGAAAAGGCGTTCTGACCGGGGAAGGCCGCGGGCCTTATCCCCGGAGTTACAGGAGCAACTCCTGGCCCTGCGCCAGGAGGAGCGTTCCTGTCCGGCTTCTGTCTTTTATGAACAACTGGTGGCTAAAGGTGTTATTTTACCGGACGCCGTTTCTTACGCTACCATTTACCGTTTCCTGAAATCCAGGGGGCTTTTAGGCCGGGAGATGCGGCGGGAGCCGGAACGGAAACGCTTTGCCTATGATACGGTGAATACCCTCTGGCAGGGGGATGTGGCGGCCGGGCCTTACCTTCGCGTTGGCAACAAAAAGGTGGCTACTTTCCTCTTTGCTTTTATCGATGATTGTTCCCGCCTGGTGACTTTTGCCCAGTTTTTTACTTCCGAGAAGTTTGAGTCTTTGAAGGTGGTCTTCAAGGAGGCTATCTTACGCCGGGGCATTCCGCAGATGGTCTACGTGGATAATGGTAAAATCTATCGTTCGGAGCAGCTGCAGCTGGCCTGCGCGGCCCTGGGGATAGCCTTGATCAATACTAAACCCTATGACCCGCAGAGCAAGGGTAAGATCGAAAGGTTCTTCTTGACCGTCAGGCAGCGTTTCTTGCCCCTGGTTAAAGATGAACACCTTAAATCTCTGGATAACTTGAACCGCTCTTTCTGGCAGTGGCTGGAGGAAGATTATCACCGCCAGGTCCACAGTGCTTTGGGTATGAGCCCCCTGGATAAGTTTATGTCCCAGTTCAGCCAGGTTAAGATGGTGAGCGACCCGGCTGTTCTGGAGCCGCTTTTTTTCAAGCGGGAGGAACGGCGGGTACATCATGATGCTACTATCTCCATTAACAAGCGCCTTTTTGAGGTGCCGCCTCAATTTATCGGCAACCGGGTGGAGGTGCGCTTTGACCCGGAAAAACTGGAGCGGGTCTTGATTTTTGTGGCCGGTAAAGAGGTGGCGGTGGCACAGCCGGTGGCGCTCAGTGTTAACGCCCGGGCAAAGCGGGAGAGCAAACTTTCTTTTGCCAGCTTACAGGGAGGGGGCCAAAACTAG
- a CDS encoding DUF6431 domain-containing protein translates to MQLVYNFGISLEDYAARGKKNEFPVIESCPICMARQALKRHGFYWRNAGSDSEKWLQLPICRFWCRSCRHTFSLLPSFLLPYYQYSLKFILDCLIYFFSKARLLIYYQLLQFYRRRWAKNMNCIQAFFREQGYQEIIPPEFKQRAIKLLEMIAAFPNAETFSQRFHNHFRRNFMAN, encoded by the coding sequence ATGCAACTGGTATACAATTTCGGTATTTCCCTGGAGGATTATGCTGCCCGGGGTAAGAAAAATGAGTTTCCCGTCATAGAGTCTTGCCCTATCTGTATGGCCCGGCAGGCTCTAAAGCGGCATGGTTTTTACTGGCGTAATGCCGGTAGTGACTCGGAAAAGTGGCTACAGCTGCCCATCTGCCGCTTTTGGTGCCGCTCCTGCCGGCACACCTTCTCTCTTTTGCCTTCCTTTCTCCTGCCGTATTACCAGTATTCCCTTAAGTTCATTCTGGACTGTCTCATATATTTCTTCTCCAAGGCCCGCCTCCTTATTTACTACCAGCTGCTCCAGTTCTACCGCCGCCGTTGGGCGAAGAACATGAATTGCATCCAGGCCTTCTTCCGGGAGCAGGGTTACCAGGAAATAATCCCGCCGGAATTTAAACAAAGGGCCATAAAATTGCTGGAAATGATTGCCGCGTTCCCCAACGCCGAAACCTTTTCCCAAAGGTTCCATAATCATTTCCGGCGCAATTTTATGGCTAATTAA